A genome region from Chlorogloeopsis sp. ULAP01 includes the following:
- a CDS encoding CoA-binding protein translates to MNLTPDSKVLIQGFCEFISATHIAQMISYGTNLVAGVNPGYGGQKIYDLPVFDLVEQVVEKFGLIDTTIICVHPYQVLDAALEAIASDIRQIIIISPGVPPLDMVQLLRKAEAKETLIVGPNSPGIIVPGKILLGTQPSEFYTPGSVGIISRSTTLTYEIARELTKAGLGQSLSVSIGSDAIVGSSFIQWLQILDEDDATEAIVLVGQPGGGREEAAARYIAEAIDKPVVAYIAGINAPPAKHWRQTGTLAAVIGRHPDFGIAKSKLAAFSQLKVPVAERPSQIPELVRQVINK, encoded by the coding sequence ATGAACTTAACGCCAGACAGTAAAGTTTTAATCCAAGGCTTTTGTGAATTCATATCAGCAACTCATATTGCTCAAATGATAAGTTATGGAACAAACTTAGTAGCTGGAGTAAATCCTGGTTATGGTGGGCAGAAAATATACGATCTGCCAGTATTCGATTTAGTAGAGCAAGTTGTTGAGAAATTCGGGCTGATTGACACTACGATTATCTGCGTACACCCTTACCAAGTTTTGGATGCAGCACTAGAAGCGATCGCATCCGACATCCGCCAAATCATAATCATCTCACCAGGGGTACCACCATTAGATATGGTGCAACTGCTGCGTAAAGCTGAAGCAAAAGAAACCTTAATAGTGGGGCCAAACAGTCCTGGTATTATCGTACCGGGAAAAATTCTTTTAGGTACACAACCTAGTGAATTTTATACTCCAGGCTCAGTGGGAATTATCAGTCGCAGTACTACGCTTACCTATGAAATAGCCAGGGAATTAACCAAAGCTGGTTTGGGGCAGTCACTCAGCGTCAGTATTGGCAGTGATGCGATCGTAGGTTCATCATTTATCCAATGGCTGCAAATTCTAGATGAGGATGATGCTACAGAAGCAATTGTACTAGTTGGACAGCCAGGTGGTGGACGTGAAGAAGCAGCAGCCCGCTACATTGCCGAAGCCATTGATAAACCGGTAGTTGCTTATATTGCAGGCATCAATGCCCCACCAGCCAAACATTGGCGTCAAACAGGAACATTAGCAGCAGTAATTGGGCGCCATCCAGACTTTGGCATAGCAAAAAGCAAATTGGCTGCTTTTTCTCAATTAAAAGTTCCCGTAGCCGAGCGCCCTTCTCAAATTCCAGAATTAGTAAGACAAGTAATTAATAAATAG
- a CDS encoding succinate--CoA ligase subunit beta, giving the protein MELLEYQVKEWFREIGIPVLPSQKIDHPTDLKRLKINYPIVLKSQVYGGERANVGGVRFAETTIDAIAAAQNIFNLPILGELPEVLLAEVKYDAEQEFYLAVVLDTAVCRPILLGCTQADIDWESAGEKMQHVVVEQEFSPFYARRLALKMGLQGALMQSVSAVVEKMYQLFLEKDLDLVEINPLGVSSSDQVMALNGNVSVNERAIARHPDLTQMARKIVNRHSNIDFKPHLGNWDGVELHGKIGILGNGTGSVLATLDLVVNAGGKPGICLNLRHAFPTDTSPTTFRDRLDKALNILTSDKSIQVILINFLGSLPQVEEVMEVIANYVPNHKNELKSQVLRSNGSKSRRESHLPRLVVRLAGSEFDAARKHLETIKTPNDTSIVVIENLDEAVVEAVRLVKLTSHKKF; this is encoded by the coding sequence ATGGAATTATTAGAGTACCAGGTAAAAGAATGGTTTCGTGAGATAGGTATTCCTGTCTTGCCTTCTCAAAAAATAGATCATCCTACGGATTTGAAAAGGTTAAAAATTAACTACCCAATTGTACTTAAATCTCAAGTCTATGGGGGTGAGCGGGCAAATGTTGGTGGAGTAAGGTTTGCAGAAACAACCATAGATGCGATCGCTGCTGCCCAAAACATTTTTAATTTACCGATTTTGGGTGAGTTGCCAGAAGTTTTGCTGGCGGAAGTCAAATATGATGCAGAACAAGAATTTTATCTAGCAGTAGTTTTAGATACTGCTGTTTGTCGTCCTATACTTTTGGGCTGTACGCAAGCAGATATCGATTGGGAATCTGCTGGGGAAAAAATGCAGCATGTTGTGGTAGAACAGGAATTTTCTCCATTTTACGCGCGACGGTTAGCTTTAAAAATGGGCTTGCAAGGTGCGTTAATGCAGTCAGTAAGTGCCGTTGTGGAAAAAATGTATCAATTATTTCTAGAAAAAGACTTAGATTTGGTAGAAATTAATCCTTTAGGAGTAAGTAGTTCCGATCAAGTGATGGCTCTTAATGGTAATGTGAGCGTCAATGAACGAGCGATCGCGCGTCATCCAGATCTCACTCAAATGGCAAGAAAAATAGTTAATCGTCACAGTAACATAGATTTCAAACCACATTTAGGTAACTGGGATGGGGTAGAACTTCACGGTAAAATCGGTATCCTGGGTAATGGTACAGGCTCGGTGCTGGCAACTTTAGATTTAGTAGTCAATGCGGGTGGCAAACCAGGTATTTGTCTGAATCTACGCCACGCTTTTCCTACAGATACTTCACCAACTACTTTTCGCGATCGCCTTGATAAAGCTCTCAACATCCTAACTAGTGACAAAAGTATTCAAGTCATACTAATTAATTTTTTAGGTAGCCTTCCTCAAGTGGAAGAAGTGATGGAAGTAATTGCTAACTATGTGCCAAATCACAAAAACGAACTAAAATCACAGGTATTGCGCTCTAATGGCAGTAAAAGTCGTCGTGAAAGTCACTTGCCGCGCTTGGTTGTTCGTCTTGCCGGCTCTGAGTTTGATGCAGCTAGAAAACACTTAGAAACAATTAAAACTCCAAACGATACATCTATAGTAGTGATAGAAAATTTAGATGAAGCCGTAGTAGAAGCAGTTCGTCTTGTCAAATTAACTTCTCATAAAAAGTTTTAA
- a CDS encoding SDR family NAD(P)-dependent oxidoreductase, with amino-acid sequence MSEAKVAVIVGVGSGLGAAIAHRFAREDFAVGLMARSADKLAEFQNDIEVAGGKALAVPCDVTDPVSVKVAFAEVESYFDAPEVLVYNAGAFKMAGIMELTPEQFENCWKVNCFGAFLTVQQVLPAMLERGRGTILLTGATAATRGSARFSALAVGKFGLRALAQSLAREFSCQGIHVAHIVIDGMINTSKVRAMAIERQAHTLLSPKAIAETYWQLYKQDQTVWTLELDLRPAVEKF; translated from the coding sequence ATGAGTGAAGCAAAAGTCGCTGTAATTGTTGGCGTTGGCTCTGGTTTAGGTGCTGCCATTGCTCACCGATTTGCCCGTGAAGATTTTGCTGTGGGATTAATGGCAAGAAGTGCAGACAAGCTGGCTGAATTTCAAAATGACATTGAAGTCGCTGGTGGTAAAGCTTTGGCTGTTCCTTGTGATGTTACCGATCCTGTATCTGTCAAAGTAGCCTTTGCTGAGGTAGAATCATATTTCGACGCACCAGAAGTCCTAGTCTACAACGCTGGTGCTTTTAAAATGGCTGGAATTATGGAACTGACACCAGAGCAATTTGAGAATTGTTGGAAAGTAAACTGTTTTGGTGCATTTCTGACAGTTCAGCAGGTTTTACCAGCAATGCTAGAACGAGGCAGAGGTACTATCTTACTTACAGGTGCGACTGCTGCCACAAGAGGTTCTGCTCGTTTTTCTGCTTTAGCTGTGGGTAAGTTTGGGTTACGGGCATTAGCCCAGTCGCTGGCACGGGAATTTAGTTGCCAAGGTATTCATGTTGCCCATATTGTCATTGATGGCATGATTAACACTTCAAAAGTGCGGGCAATGGCAATAGAACGACAAGCACATACCCTACTTTCACCAAAAGCTATAGCTGAAACTTACTGGCAACTCTATAAGCAAGATCAGACAGTTTGGACTTTAGAATTAGATTTGCGGCCTGCTGTAGAAAAATTTTAG
- a CDS encoding AI-2E family transporter: MNLGQWIGLIALVLSLYILWQIREVLLLIFAAVVLATTLNRLSRRFQSSGMSRGFAISLSVGIFIAAIVGFFWLIVPPFAQQFNELTYRVPKGFQLFNTWLNQLETRIPVQLTPYIPDINSLTKQAEPLINRLLGSSFAIVSGSLEVVLKILLVLVLTGMFLADPIAYRKLFIRLFPSFYRRRVDGILDRCEVSLGGWVIGAAIAMTYVGIMSMIGLFILRVPSALALGVLAGFMNLIPNLGPTISVVPAMAIALLDAPWKSLVVLGLYFIIQQTEGNFLTPIVMAHQVSLLPAVTLISQLFFLSFFGPLGLLLALPLTVVAKIWVQEVLAKDVLDQWGNKPSRETEFVIVSEKSLKRESEAELDGFVVESTMDGQDKPMIDDEIAKTED; the protein is encoded by the coding sequence GTGAATCTAGGTCAATGGATTGGCTTAATCGCCTTAGTCTTGTCACTGTATATTTTATGGCAAATCCGCGAAGTACTTTTACTGATATTTGCTGCTGTTGTATTAGCTACTACCTTAAATCGCCTATCTAGACGCTTCCAAAGCTCAGGAATGAGTCGAGGTTTTGCTATATCGCTATCTGTAGGTATTTTTATTGCTGCGATCGTCGGATTTTTCTGGCTGATTGTACCGCCCTTTGCCCAGCAGTTTAATGAACTTACTTATCGAGTTCCTAAAGGCTTTCAACTATTCAATACCTGGCTTAATCAACTCGAAACTCGCATTCCTGTTCAATTAACTCCATACATACCAGATATAAATAGCCTCACCAAACAAGCAGAACCTTTGATTAATCGTTTACTGGGAAGCTCTTTTGCTATTGTTTCTGGTTCTTTGGAAGTAGTACTCAAAATTTTGCTGGTACTGGTGTTAACAGGAATGTTCTTAGCTGATCCCATTGCCTACCGCAAATTATTTATACGTTTATTTCCTTCATTTTATCGCCGCCGGGTAGATGGGATTTTGGATCGTTGCGAGGTTTCACTGGGGGGATGGGTGATAGGTGCTGCTATTGCCATGACTTACGTGGGAATTATGAGTATGATTGGCTTGTTCATTTTGCGTGTACCCTCAGCCTTAGCATTAGGAGTCTTAGCAGGGTTTATGAACTTAATTCCCAATCTTGGCCCTACTATTAGCGTAGTACCCGCAATGGCGATCGCACTTTTAGATGCTCCCTGGAAGTCGCTTGTTGTATTAGGTCTTTACTTTATTATTCAACAGACGGAGGGTAATTTTCTCACACCCATCGTCATGGCACATCAAGTATCGCTGCTACCTGCTGTAACATTAATCTCTCAACTATTTTTTCTCAGTTTCTTCGGCCCGTTAGGATTATTACTAGCACTACCCCTAACAGTTGTGGCTAAAATTTGGGTGCAAGAAGTATTAGCTAAAGATGTTTTAGATCAATGGGGTAACAAGCCTTCTAGAGAGACTGAGTTTGTCATCGTTTCTGAAAAATCACTAAAACGTGAGTCTGAAGCAGAACTAGATGGATTTGTAGTAGAAAGTACAATGGATGGGCAAGATAAACCTATGATTGATGATGAGATTGCAAAAACTGAGGATTAG
- a CDS encoding DUF1614 domain-containing protein: protein MIYLPVSLLLFLLLLLLIPFLWFVVAVDIVEIAVAKLGFSPSIAFTLLILVILGSTINIPIYRTESSVAVADDFVDLWLREFWGIPLRKVQRSTVVALNVGGGLIPVLLALYQFRQGNVLAILLVTAIVTIVSYYAARVVPGIGIQMNPLLAPLTAVVSAMILAPSHAAPVAFAGGILGTLIGADLLHLKDIQAKSSGVLSIGGAGVFDGIALCGLFALLLS from the coding sequence ATGATTTATTTGCCGGTTTCACTGCTGTTATTTCTTTTGTTGTTGCTGCTCATACCTTTTCTTTGGTTTGTTGTAGCAGTAGACATAGTAGAAATTGCAGTAGCTAAGTTGGGATTTTCTCCCAGTATTGCTTTTACATTACTGATATTGGTGATTTTAGGCAGCACTATCAATATACCCATATACCGCACTGAGTCTTCCGTTGCCGTAGCAGATGATTTTGTTGATTTATGGTTAAGGGAATTTTGGGGTATCCCCTTAAGGAAAGTGCAACGTTCTACTGTTGTTGCTTTAAATGTTGGCGGTGGGTTGATTCCAGTACTGTTGGCGCTATATCAATTTAGGCAAGGTAATGTCCTGGCAATTTTGTTAGTCACTGCCATTGTCACAATTGTTAGCTACTATGCAGCACGGGTAGTACCGGGAATAGGTATTCAAATGAATCCGTTGTTGGCTCCCCTCACTGCCGTGGTATCTGCCATGATACTTGCCCCATCCCATGCTGCTCCAGTTGCCTTTGCTGGTGGTATTCTTGGAACCTTGATTGGAGCTGACTTATTACACCTTAAGGATATTCAAGCAAAAAGTTCGGGAGTGTTAAGTATTGGAGGCGCTGGAGTGTTTGATGGGATTGCTTTGTGTGGTTTATTTGCCCTGTTATTGAGTTAA
- the ftsH gene encoding ATP-dependent zinc metalloprotease FtsH — protein MPVETNNKNQIKPPRIRQFGGSLLILFTLLLLLNFIVPSFFGPRLPQAPYSDFIAQVEAGKVDRAVVGSDRIEYSIKTQTPDGQPTEQVFQTTPVAIDLDLPKILRDHNVKFAAPPPSQNGWIATLLSWVVPPLIFFGIWGFLLNRGGGGPAALTVGKSKARIYSEGSTGVKFTDVAGVDEAKAELEEIVDFLKNAAKYTRLGAKIPKGVLLVGPPGTGKTLLAKAIAGEAGVPFFSISGSEFIELFVGVGAARVRDLFEQAKQQAPCIVFIDELDALGKSRGGAGPMMGGNDEREQTLNQLLTEMDGFDANTGVIIIAATNRPEILDPALRRPGRFDRQVVVDRPDKIGREAILKVHARNVKLADDVDLGIIAARTPGFAGADLANLVNEAALLAARQNRQAVAMADFNEAIERVVAGLEKRSRVLNEIEKKTVAYHEVGHAIIGALMPGAGKVEKISVVPRGVGALGYTIQMPEEDRFLMIEDEIRGRIATLLGGRSAEEVVFGKVSTGASDDIQKATDLAERYITLYGMSEQLGPVAFEKIQQQFLEGYGNPRRAISPKVAEEIDREVKQIVDNAHHIALTILHENRDLLEETAQELLQKEILEGVQLREKLNQAKSPAELQEWLRTGKISEDKPLMQTLLV, from the coding sequence ATGCCTGTAGAAACTAATAACAAAAATCAAATCAAACCACCGAGGATACGCCAGTTTGGTGGCAGTTTGCTGATTCTTTTTACTTTGTTGTTACTACTTAACTTTATTGTTCCTAGCTTTTTTGGGCCGAGGTTGCCACAAGCTCCCTACAGTGACTTTATCGCACAGGTAGAAGCAGGCAAAGTTGATCGGGCAGTTGTAGGTAGCGATCGCATTGAGTATTCTATCAAAACTCAAACACCCGATGGCCAACCAACAGAACAAGTTTTCCAGACTACACCAGTAGCCATTGACCTAGATTTACCCAAGATTCTTCGCGATCATAATGTCAAATTTGCTGCACCACCACCAAGCCAAAATGGCTGGATTGCTACTCTTTTAAGCTGGGTTGTACCACCCCTGATTTTCTTCGGCATTTGGGGATTTTTACTTAACCGGGGCGGTGGTGGCCCTGCGGCGTTAACTGTAGGTAAAAGTAAAGCTCGAATTTACTCTGAAGGCAGCACTGGTGTCAAGTTTACTGATGTAGCTGGTGTAGACGAAGCTAAGGCTGAACTTGAAGAAATTGTTGATTTTCTCAAAAATGCTGCTAAATACACCCGCTTGGGTGCGAAAATTCCCAAAGGTGTACTTTTAGTGGGGCCTCCGGGAACAGGTAAAACCCTATTAGCAAAAGCTATTGCCGGGGAAGCTGGTGTTCCTTTCTTTAGCATCTCTGGTTCAGAATTTATCGAACTGTTCGTGGGTGTAGGTGCAGCCCGTGTTCGTGACTTGTTTGAGCAAGCTAAACAACAAGCTCCCTGTATCGTCTTTATTGATGAATTAGACGCACTGGGTAAATCTCGTGGTGGTGCAGGCCCGATGATGGGTGGTAACGATGAACGAGAACAAACTCTCAACCAGTTGCTCACCGAAATGGACGGCTTTGATGCCAACACAGGTGTAATTATCATTGCTGCTACCAACCGTCCAGAAATTCTTGATCCAGCTTTGCGCCGCCCTGGACGCTTTGACCGTCAAGTTGTGGTGGATCGCCCTGATAAAATCGGTCGGGAGGCAATTCTTAAAGTTCATGCTCGCAACGTCAAATTAGCTGATGATGTCGATTTGGGAATTATTGCCGCCCGCACACCTGGTTTTGCTGGAGCAGACTTAGCTAACCTTGTCAATGAAGCTGCACTCTTAGCAGCACGGCAAAATCGGCAAGCAGTGGCAATGGCAGATTTCAACGAAGCGATTGAGCGCGTTGTTGCTGGCTTAGAAAAACGCTCTCGCGTCTTGAATGAGATAGAGAAAAAGACTGTCGCCTATCATGAAGTTGGTCACGCCATCATTGGTGCTTTGATGCCTGGTGCTGGTAAAGTTGAAAAAATCTCTGTTGTGCCGAGGGGCGTGGGTGCTTTGGGTTATACTATTCAGATGCCTGAAGAAGACCGCTTCTTGATGATAGAAGATGAAATTCGTGGTCGCATTGCTACCCTGTTGGGTGGACGTTCCGCAGAAGAAGTTGTTTTTGGTAAAGTTTCCACTGGTGCTAGTGATGATATCCAAAAAGCTACAGACTTGGCAGAACGCTATATTACTCTTTACGGTATGAGTGAGCAACTAGGGCCAGTAGCATTTGAGAAGATTCAACAACAATTCCTCGAAGGCTATGGCAATCCGCGTCGGGCAATCAGTCCAAAAGTGGCTGAGGAAATTGACCGCGAGGTGAAGCAAATAGTTGATAATGCTCACCACATTGCCTTAACGATTCTCCATGAAAACCGGGACTTGTTAGAGGAAACTGCACAAGAATTGTTGCAAAAGGAAATTCTTGAAGGCGTACAACTGCGGGAAAAACTCAACCAAGCCAAATCACCTGCTGAACTCCAAGAATGGTTACGGACAGGTAAGATATCGGAAGATAAGCCTTTGATGCAAACATTGTTGGTGTAA
- a CDS encoding PEP-CTERM sorting domain-containing protein, which yields MKLLNPTTAIVKKFSILAVTTTAIALGAINSVQAAAVTFEGNLSFGSTQTGVVPGGDNTGNPSEWKFWSFSGNAGDIATVTVRRAVAALDPAFGVWFGTEADTSDYTDIFADGATTPLIAIGDDDLPPAIPAGLWGDSEATFTLPNSGLYTIAVASFASDPSTEPLGYNISLQYSEPVPEPLTIAGTLLAGSIGIVLKRKKSQAISNLEE from the coding sequence ATGAAGCTATTAAACCCTACTACTGCAATTGTGAAGAAATTTTCCATACTAGCTGTAACAACAACAGCGATCGCTTTAGGAGCAATTAATTCTGTACAAGCTGCTGCTGTCACATTTGAAGGAAATCTTTCTTTTGGCAGCACCCAGACTGGAGTAGTTCCAGGTGGAGACAATACTGGAAATCCTTCAGAGTGGAAATTCTGGAGTTTCTCTGGCAATGCAGGTGATATTGCGACTGTAACAGTGAGAAGAGCTGTAGCGGCACTGGATCCAGCTTTTGGTGTATGGTTTGGTACTGAAGCAGATACTTCTGACTACACTGATATCTTCGCAGATGGTGCTACCACTCCACTAATCGCTATTGGAGATGACGATCTACCACCAGCTATTCCTGCTGGGCTTTGGGGTGACTCAGAAGCAACCTTTACATTGCCAAATTCTGGATTGTATACAATTGCTGTAGCTTCTTTTGCATCTGATCCTTCAACAGAACCACTGGGATACAACATTTCTCTTCAATACAGCGAACCAGTACCTGAGCCTTTGACTATTGCTGGTACTTTGCTCGCTGGTAGTATTGGTATCGTTCTGAAAAGGAAGAAATCTCAAGCTATTTCAAACTTAGAAGAATAA
- a CDS encoding WD40 repeat domain-containing protein encodes MDWTSLLKAQQADFLLRVKKPKTHDVCLLESQVKGCHTEIMAFWGEMLEKLLAVARQQAEILAKNPPPIPPEYPEFPEWAIPFPTYFQQQAEDYILREQIVEQVINQRLGKIVKKVPQDTVKNMLLDDEGNLRSESKFPYVVADNPKVNILVCVADGESFNGIKKDKIRWSVTQEDAKKYRLLIFICLFYPFSGKRGYEKQAIVIGFLPTNQIEFNEPKISVTPSNLLYAGGLNWYLETGINKLDVPPVIDEIVVPEKTQTVPSEHPLKNIIGDWECWQTLKGHTRGINCLAFSPESQNHENLPLVASGSRGETKLWDLARGELVCTLSEYPWILSSLVDEVNALAFSPDGQTLVSAGADSTIKMWHVGAQDLIDILHKHNGMVRCVAFTPDGRVLATGGDDRKILFWDLLHRQVMFALSLDDTAAHSLALSQDGQILVTGSYRKIKIWQVSQQIGGKPPIPELLHSLTGHIHIVCSLAMSADGKILVSGSRDKTIKIWRLDTGELLHTLKGHRDGVYAIALSPDGQTIASGSADKTIKLWHLSTGELLGTFTGHTHTVTAVAFTASGEMLVSGSLDKTIKIWQRS; translated from the coding sequence ATGGATTGGACTAGCTTACTCAAAGCTCAACAAGCTGATTTCCTTCTCCGGGTGAAAAAACCAAAGACTCATGATGTATGTTTATTAGAAAGTCAAGTTAAAGGTTGCCATACTGAAATAATGGCTTTTTGGGGCGAAATGCTGGAAAAGTTACTGGCAGTTGCTCGCCAACAAGCAGAAATTTTGGCTAAAAATCCGCCTCCAATTCCACCTGAATATCCTGAATTTCCTGAGTGGGCTATCCCCTTTCCAACATACTTTCAGCAGCAAGCAGAAGATTATATTTTACGAGAGCAGATTGTCGAACAAGTCATCAATCAGCGCCTGGGTAAAATTGTCAAAAAAGTGCCACAGGATACAGTTAAAAATATGCTGTTAGATGATGAAGGCAATTTGCGTAGTGAAAGCAAATTTCCTTACGTAGTTGCTGATAATCCCAAAGTCAATATTTTAGTTTGTGTCGCGGATGGAGAAAGTTTTAATGGTATTAAGAAAGATAAAATTAGATGGTCTGTTACTCAAGAGGATGCTAAAAAATACCGATTATTGATTTTTATATGTTTGTTCTATCCGTTTAGTGGCAAAAGAGGATACGAAAAACAAGCTATAGTTATCGGCTTCTTACCTACAAATCAAATTGAATTTAATGAGCCAAAAATTTCTGTCACTCCCAGTAACTTATTATATGCAGGAGGATTGAATTGGTATTTAGAAACAGGAATTAACAAACTGGATGTACCACCAGTTATTGATGAAATTGTGGTGCCAGAAAAAACTCAGACTGTGCCATCAGAACATCCCCTTAAAAACATCATTGGAGACTGGGAATGCTGGCAAACATTGAAAGGTCATACTAGAGGTATTAACTGCCTTGCTTTCAGCCCAGAGAGTCAAAACCACGAAAATTTACCTTTGGTAGCAAGTGGTAGTCGTGGAGAGACAAAATTATGGGATTTGGCGAGGGGAGAATTGGTATGCACTTTATCTGAGTATCCTTGGATTTTATCGAGTTTAGTGGATGAGGTAAACGCTCTCGCTTTCAGCCCCGATGGGCAAACTTTAGTAAGTGCAGGTGCAGATTCTACAATCAAAATGTGGCACGTAGGCGCGCAAGACTTGATAGATATCTTGCATAAGCACAATGGTATGGTGCGCTGCGTAGCCTTTACCCCCGATGGACGGGTATTAGCAACTGGAGGAGATGACAGAAAAATTTTATTTTGGGATTTGCTCCATCGCCAGGTGATGTTTGCCCTTTCTTTAGATGATACTGCCGCTCATTCTTTGGCTTTAAGTCAAGATGGTCAAATTTTAGTTACAGGCAGTTACCGCAAAATTAAAATTTGGCAAGTATCTCAACAAATAGGCGGTAAACCTCCTATCCCTGAACTATTGCACAGTCTTACAGGTCATATTCATATTGTTTGTTCTTTAGCAATGAGTGCAGATGGTAAAATTCTTGTTAGTGGCAGTCGAGATAAAACTATTAAGATTTGGCGCTTAGATACAGGAGAATTATTACATACCCTGAAGGGACATAGGGATGGAGTGTACGCTATTGCCCTCAGCCCTGATGGGCAAACGATCGCTAGTGGCAGTGCCGACAAAACCATTAAGTTGTGGCATCTGTCAACCGGAGAACTACTAGGTACTTTTACAGGGCATACTCACACAGTTACAGCAGTAGCATTTACTGCTTCTGGGGAAATGTTGGTGAGCGGAAGTTTGGATAAGACAATTAAAATTTGGCAGCGTAGTTAA
- a CDS encoding glycoside hydrolase family 13 protein, whose product MQIHTPDWVKHAVFYQIFPDRFAKSKQSRKRVLPNASWEDWDAMPTLQGYKGGDLWGVLEQLDYIQDLGINAIYFTPIFQSASNHRYHTHDYYQVDPMLGGNPAFKELLDAAHARNIKIVLDGVFNHASRGFFFFHDILENGPYSPWVDWFKIENWPLCPYNGEFPANYVGWDGNRALPVFNHDNPEVREYIMEIAEFWIKFGIDGWRLDVPFEIKSPGFWQEFRDRVKAINPDAYIVGEVWGDSRQWLDGTQFDGVMNYLFAAPTIAFTAGDRVDIEQVQGRSYHPYPPLFAAEYAAKIQQLLQLYPWEIQLTQLNLLASHDTARLISIAGGDIPSVELATLLLLTFTGAPSIYYGDEVGLPGCLDPDSRRGFPLEASWDREILNTHRQLIALRHAYPCLRIGDYQVLYAQGELYIFARTLDTEVIVIAVNAGTGSAKANIDTTSLHTQPQKLLYGNADIEWYGEGENKHLSLNLPPRTGCILGVG is encoded by the coding sequence ATGCAGATTCATACGCCAGACTGGGTTAAACACGCTGTTTTCTATCAAATATTTCCCGATCGCTTTGCCAAAAGCAAACAATCCCGCAAGCGAGTGTTGCCTAATGCCAGTTGGGAAGATTGGGATGCTATGCCCACACTCCAAGGCTATAAGGGAGGAGATTTGTGGGGCGTGCTTGAACAGTTAGATTACATTCAGGATTTGGGAATCAATGCCATTTATTTTACACCCATCTTTCAATCTGCCAGCAATCACCGCTACCACACTCACGATTATTATCAAGTCGATCCCATGCTGGGGGGCAATCCAGCATTTAAAGAATTGCTAGATGCAGCCCATGCCCGCAATATCAAAATTGTTTTAGATGGAGTGTTTAATCACGCTAGTCGTGGCTTTTTCTTTTTTCACGATATTTTGGAAAATGGCCCTTATTCGCCTTGGGTAGACTGGTTCAAAATTGAAAACTGGCCTCTTTGTCCTTATAATGGGGAATTTCCTGCTAACTATGTGGGTTGGGATGGAAATCGAGCGTTACCAGTGTTTAATCATGACAACCCAGAAGTGCGGGAATATATCATGGAAATTGCCGAATTTTGGATTAAATTTGGCATCGATGGTTGGCGTTTAGATGTACCATTTGAAATTAAATCTCCTGGGTTTTGGCAGGAATTTCGCGATCGCGTCAAAGCGATCAACCCTGATGCCTATATTGTCGGTGAGGTTTGGGGCGATTCTCGGCAATGGTTGGATGGCACACAATTTGATGGGGTGATGAATTATTTATTTGCTGCGCCAACGATCGCTTTTACCGCAGGCGATCGCGTAGATATCGAACAAGTACAAGGGCGTTCCTATCATCCCTACCCACCTTTGTTTGCTGCCGAGTATGCTGCCAAAATACAGCAATTACTGCAACTTTACCCTTGGGAAATTCAACTCACCCAATTAAATTTGCTCGCCAGCCACGATACTGCTAGATTGATTTCTATTGCTGGGGGCGATATTCCTAGTGTGGAACTAGCAACTTTATTGCTACTTACATTTACTGGTGCGCCCAGTATTTATTATGGCGATGAAGTGGGTTTACCTGGTTGTCTTGATCCAGATTCGCGTCGTGGCTTTCCTTTAGAAGCCAGTTGGGATCGAGAAATTCTTAATACCCATCGCCAGTTAATTGCTCTGCGCCATGCTTACCCATGCTTGCGCATCGGTGATTACCAAGTTCTGTATGCCCAAGGAGAGCTTTACATATTTGCCCGCACTTTAGATACAGAGGTAATAGTTATAGCCGTTAACGCTGGTACTGGTTCAGCAAAAGCGAATATTGATACAACTAGTTTGCATACCCAACCCCAAAAGCTCTTATATGGTAATGCTGATATAGAGTGGTACGGTGAGGGAGAAAATAAGCATCTGAGTTTAAATTTACCTCCACGTACTGGCTGCATTTTGGGTGTAGGGTAA